A genomic segment from Solenopsis invicta isolate M01_SB chromosome 5, UNIL_Sinv_3.0, whole genome shotgun sequence encodes:
- the LOC105205737 gene encoding uncharacterized protein LOC105205737 isoform X1: protein MKKLFSKIDNTSKEPNSYLGKVFVVGRHTVTVEEVLAEGGFAIVFLVKASGGRYALKRMYVNNEHDLGVCKREIQIAKNLSGHKNIIGYVDSSINRTTGGIHELLLLMPYCKSQVLQMMNTRLQTGFSESEVIQIFCDVCEAVSRLHHCQTPIIHRDLKVENILLADSGHYVLCDFGSATGKVLNPSVHGAAVVEEEIKKYTTLSYRAPEMVDMYCGKPITTKADVWALGCLLYKLCFFTLPFGESTLAIQSGNFTIPDNSKYSKALHCLIRYMLEPDPDIRPDIYQVSAVAFQIQGKECPVQNLHKVPTPTVESLPCPPMESENIKRAASVKTPKPTPIATTVEGTSVTPRQRPKGQAVSTGPISLSGQIVGQISGQGNQTPQTTPANSISYVQVSPQVCSQSVPFGQSQGQPSQYGQSQSPMISHSPLTQQSPVTVQDKNAFYFDSRQHDATRATTNVNEKNLEALFPASGYPDPFKDDTRAMPPPAKIPPPVAPKPSKILPKLSNPNYPSSSKYPPVTSLPSKLSLPTGSNMTTPSTVTPTALPKPVNKTESLSQNISSSISPPDSPTLSSSRHRRNVSDTSAFNKAFATETTQFLAPYEASVKPRVDDTTTPPELPSDTRPCIATSASHVRVGELSNLMGSEARSLSADVAAWNPFEDVQPFNQLTEDHIFGAEFDKIRRGSNTSISGVKSRESLVMTYTELPEDPFESAPFSLPTGKKNKIGSKTAAIAGGKSTNGRPRVPLAQWNSGIEHGGNGGGGVDDEASLITESSPVSPPFVRAPAEDRSKYEKLAFNADEVSSDSDKGAKEAKERARKAKRRRVKNVLSRRRRVAAQHNDNNADSAANVEYESDDSIGSASDLRAMNDEEGNDGEMNDDDDEDEDGKARGKHDETISESVRTCGSSAYHAECESVATHEDDYRMKRPRKHHYRQHEQQLPTIDADPIVGHQYGEKPLLLDDELDPESKPEQSHGDPFVRHQYGSKPLLFNNGDSSSDDNDKSKSLNNGIWKVEDDVFALAPFPRSSSSRKSSDSRESEPRNVDLGGSARNSPHNSNLVTPISNSPIPTEVFVDVVESKAAPPAKSAAMPCKYPKSLVIANSKTIYEEPATFHQSNLVQTSSPIKSSPHVSIAEEEENLEKDLFGSSPFSPSGFTNPFNNTQSNFSNIDSVPTQPMSILSPVGPSSYIDYANCVPLQSHNTATPDNYYTSHSNTIASTSKYGMVTVNSEPAISAELSKDLFGSIPFEEFASLKLNEQQQQQRPTSLSLSQSLSQSQSPNYIDNVALTTALPVSSVVQSPKNNVVHLTPTPSSQSQPSSAFTIQTTTHTARITVHAVNSVSKVDITSDMISPMSPEPLVVADDDTPKHNKKDKSKYHLINENHGDVVDVLPTYKVSHKAKSTSHKKTPKGKKNTTATAGFSNMSFEDFPSDENEERQAGRTKVAPFEVIREASEKRFGSLKRRSNPFT, encoded by the exons ATGAAGAAGCTATTCTCCAAGATCGACAACACGTCGAAGGAGCCCAACAGCTACTTGGGGAAAGTGTTCGTCGTGGGCCGTCACACGGTCACCGTCGAGGAGGTCCTGGCGGAAG GAGGATTTGCGATTGTATTTTTGGTCAAAGCCTCGGGTGGACGATATGCGCTTAAACGGATGTATGTCAATAATGAACATGATCTCGGCGTGTGCAAGAGAGAAATACAAATTGCT AAAAATTTGAGcggtcataaaaatattataggatatgTAGATAGTAGCATAAATCGCACCACCGGAGGAATACATGAACTTCTGCTTTTAATGCCTTACTGTAAATCTCAAGTTCTCCAAATGATGAATACCAG atTGCAAACAGGTTTCAGTGAATCAGaagttatacaaattttttgtgaCGTTTGTGAAGCTGTATCAAGATTGCATCATTGTCAAACTCCCATAATTCATAGAGATCTCAAG GTGGAAAATATATTGCTCGCTGACAGCGGACATTACGTTCTATGCGATTTTGGATCCGCAACGGGAAAAGTTCTCAATCCCAGCGTCCACGGCGCCGCGGTAGTCGAGgaggaaataaagaaatatactaCTTTAAGCTACAGAGCACCTGAAATGGTTGACATGTATTGTGGAAAACCTATTACTACGAAAGCAGATGTTTGG GCTTTAGGATGTCTGTTGTATAAACTTTGCTTTTTCACACTACCGTTTGGTGAAAGCACGCTTGCTATACAATCTGGAAATTTTACTATACCGGATAACTCGAA ATATAGTAAAGCTCTCCATTGTTTAATTCGGTACATGCTTGAGCCAGATCCTGATATACGCCCTGACATTTACCAAGTTTCCGCAGTTGCCTTTCAAATTCAAGGCAAAGAGTGTCCTGTGcaaaatttacat AAAGTCCCAACTCCAACAGTAGAGTCATTACCATGCCCTCCTATGGAATCCGAGAATATTAAAAGGGCGGCATCTGTAAAAACACCTAAACCCACGCCTATAGCGACGACGGTCGAAGGCACGTCCGTGACGCCGAGGCAAAGACCGAAAGGACAGGCTGTTAGTACAGGACCGATCAGTTTAAGTGGTCAAATTGTGGGACAAATATCAGGCCAAGGAAATCAGACACCCCAAACTACGCCGGCAAATTCTATCTCTTATGTTCAA GTATCGCCGCAAGTTTGCAGTCAAAGTGTTCCTTTCGGCCAGTCGCAGGGACAACCGTCGCAGTATGGTCAATCACAGAGCCCAATGATCAGTCACTCTCCTCTGACTCAACAGTCACCTGTCACTGTTCAAGATAAAAATGCGTTTTACTTCGATTCGAGGCAGCATGATGCTACGAGAGCTACAACGAACGTAAACGAAAAGAATTTAGAGGCATTATTTCCGGCGTCAg GGTATCCGGATCCGTTCAAGGATGACACAAGAGCGATGCCGCCACCTGCCAAGATACCACCTCCCGTTGCACCTAAACCCAGCAAGATCCTTCCAAAACTGTCCAATCCTAATTATCCGTCATCATCCAAGTATCCTCCAGTGACTTCCTTACCATCGAAATTGTCACTTCCGACGGGGTCTAACATGACGACTCCGTCGACGGTGACGCCAACGGCTTTACCAAAACCAGTTAATAAAACGGAGAGTTTGAGTCAAAATATAAGTTCGAGCATATCTCCGCCTGACAGTCCGACATTGTCGTCGTCACGTCACAGGAGGAACGTCAGTGACACGAGTGCTTTTAACAA AGCGTTTGCAACGGAAACCACTCAATTCTTAGCGCCATATGAGGCTTCGGTCAAGCCGCGTGTCGATGATACGACCACGCCACCAGAACTTCCAAGTGATACAAGGCCTTGTATAGCAACTAGTGCCTCGCATGTACGTGTT GGCGAACTTTCAAACTTAATGGGATCGGAAGCGAGATCGTTAAGTGCGGATGTAGCGGCGTGGAATCCGTTTGAGGATGTACAACCTTTTAATCAGTTAACGGAAGATCATATCTTCGGTGCTGAATTTGACAAGATAAGAAGAGGAAGCAATACCAGTATCAGTGGGGTGAAAAGTCGCGAAAGCCTTGTAATGACGTATACAGAATTACCAGAAGATCCTTTTGAATCTGCACCCTTTAGCCTGCCAA CAgggaagaagaataaaattggGTCAAAGACTGCTGCTATTGCTGGAG GAAAATCGACGAACGGTAGACCAAGGGTGCCCTTGGCACAATGGAATTCCGGGATCGAGCACGGTGGtaacggcggcggtggcgtgGACGACGAGGCATCTCTAATCACGGAATCCAGCCCAGTTTCGCCGCCGTTTGTTCGCGCACCAGCGGAAGATCGTTCCAAATACGAGAAATTAGCATTTAACGCCGACGAGGTGTCAAGTGACAGTGATAAGGGTGCTAAAGAAGCGAAGGAACGAGCGAGGAAAGCGAAGAGGCGACGCGTGAAGAACGTGCTGAGCCGCAGGAGGAGAGTGGCCGCTCAGCATAACGACAACAACGCGGATAGCGCAGCGAATGTGGAATACGAGTCGGACGACTCAATCGGCTCGGCTAGCGATCTGCGTGCAATGAACGATGAAGAGGGTAACGACGGCGAGatgaacgacgacgacgacgaggacgaggacggtAAGGCGCGTGGCAAACACGACGAGACCATCTCCGAGAGCGTGCGTACGTGCGGCAGCTCTGCGTATCACGCGGAATGCGAATCCGTGGCGACGCACGAGGATGATTACAGGATGAAGAGGCCGAGAAAGCATCACTATCGGCAGCACGAGCAACAGTTGCCGACGATCGACGCGGACCCGATCGTCGGCCACCAGTACGGCGAGAAGCCGCTGTTGCTGGATGATGAGCTAGATCCTGAGTCTAAGCCGGAGCAGTCACACGGCGATCCCTTCGTGCGACATCAGTATGGCTCGAAGCCGTTGCTGTTCAATAACGGCGACAGCTCGTCCGATGACAACGACAAGTCCAAGTCGCTCAACAACGGAATCTGGAAGGTTGAGGACGATGTGTTCGCCCTGGCTCCTTTTCCGCGGTCCAGCAGTTCGCGGAAGAGCAGCGACAGTCGCGAAAGCGAACCCAGGAACGTCGATCTGGGCGGTAGCGCAAGAAACTCGCCTCACAATTCGAATCTGGTAACACCGATCTCTAACTCACCCATACCGACGGAAGTGTTCGTGGACGTCGTGGAGAGTAAAGCCGCACCTCCGGCCAAGTCCGCCGCTATGCCTTGCAAATATCCCAAGAGTCTCGTAATCGCGAACAGCAAAACTATCTACGAAGAGCCAGCAACGTTCCATCAGTCAAATCTCGTCCAAACGTCATCACCGATCAAGAGCAGTCCTCACGTCAGCATCGCCGAGGAAGAGGAGAACCTCGAGAAGGACCTCTTCGGTTCCTCCCCGTTCAGCCCGAGTGGATTTACCAATCCCTTCAACAACACTCAGTCGAATTTCTCGAACATTGACTCTGTACCGACGCAGCCCATGTCGATCCTGAGTCCGGTGGGTCCTTCCTCGTACATCGATTATGCCAACTGCGTCCCGCTGCAATCCCACAACACGGCAACACCGGATAATTATTACACTAGTCACTCGAACACAATCGCGTCCACGTCGAAATACGGTATGGTGACGGTGAACTCTGAGCCAGCGATTAGCGCGGAACTGTCCAAGGATCTCTTTGGGTCGATCCCATTCGAGGAGTTTGCCTCGTTGAAGCTCAAcgaacaacagcagcagcaacgtCCGACGTCTCTGTCGCTGTCACAATCCTTGTCGCAGTCGCAATCGCCGAATTATATAGACAATGTCGCATTAACAACGGCGTTACCGGTCAGTAGCGTCGTGCAGTCCCCAAAGAACAACGTCGTTCATCTGACACCCACACCGTCATCGCAGTCGCAACCATCGTCCGCCTTCACGATCCAAACGACTACGCACACCGCCAGGATCACTGTGCACGCAGTCAATAGCGTCTCCAAGGTAGACATTACGTCCGACATGATATCACCCATGTCGCCTGAGCCTTTGGTTGTCGCGGACGACGATACGCCGAAGCATAACAAAAAGGACAAGTCCAAGTATCATCTGATCAACGAGAACCATGGCGATGTCGTCGACGTGTTACCGACCTACAAAGTGTCCCATAAGGCAAAATCGACGAGTCATAAAAAAACGCCGAAGGGCAAGAAAAACACAACGGCGACCGCTGGTTTCAGCAACATGAGCTTCGAGGATTTTCCCAGCGACGAGAACGAGGAGAGACAAGCGGGACGGACGAAAGTAGCGCCCTTCGAGGTGATCCGCGAGGCCTCGGAGAAGCGATTTGGCTCGTTGAAGAGGCGGAGCAATCCGTTCACCTGA